A window of Fusarium verticillioides 7600 chromosome 7, whole genome shotgun sequence genomic DNA:
ACTTCTGGCCAACGACTTCCGCCTTTCGCAAGGGCATCAAGACATTGAAACGAAGGCCAGGACCAGTCGTTGATGGATCCTGGACTTCTACTGATCAGCAAGGCGATAGCTTTCCTCGCGATCATCTATACCCTCCCATTTCAGTCCAACCTGATGGTCCCCGATTTGGAGTAGACATAGAGCAGAACTACGTTGAATGGAGTGAGTTCTTTGGACATTGCTTTGGTAGATCTAGCTGACAATACTTGAAAGTGGACTTtagcttcttcctttctaATCACAAAGAAACGGGTTTGCAGTTACACGATGTTCGATTCAAGGGCGAACGTCTGATCTACGAGTTTGGTCTCCAGGAGGCTCTTGCACATTACGCTTCACAAGACCCGCTGCATGCCTCATCGGCATATCTTGATTCATCCTACGGTATAGGCACCAGTCAGTGGAACCTCGTCGATGGTTTTGACTGCCCATCTCACGCTACCTATCTCAACACAACGTTTTACATCAGCGAGACTACCCATGTGCACCCCAACAGTCTGTGTCTATTTGAGTACGATACCGGCTATCCTATTCAGCGACACTTGACCACGGACTATGTTTCTGCAACAAAGAATATCATCTTCACCGTACGCAGCGTTTCCACGGTGGGCAACTATGACTATCTCTTTGAGTACTCTTTCTACTACGATGGATCCATCGCCGTTACTGTTAGGGCCTCGGGCTATATCCAGGGAGCCTTTTGGTCAGGAGACGGTGATTATGGTTATCATATTCATGATAATCTGTCTGGATCTATGCATGACCatgtcatcaacttcaaactGGACCTGGATGTCAAGGGTACGAAGAACAGTCTGATGAAGACGGAGTTTGTACCACATACTCAAGTGTAAGGTGCAGTCCAGCGTTTGTATTCAGCCCGCTGACTTTGTATAGCTATCCATGGTCTGATGGTCAGTCTATCAATACCATGAAGGTTAACCGCTCGTACATTGCCAGCGAAGACGACGGCAAGATAAACTGGGCACCAAATGGAGCTGCATCATATTCCGTTGTGAATAAGGATGAGCTGAATGACTTCGGAGAGGCGCCCGGTTACTCCATAACCCCAAGTATGATACCCATCCCGTACGCATGATCTCACATGATTACTAACAGAGTCTGGAGATAGCGGCAGCACTGCGCATCTGACTGTcaagtcatcttcagccctCGGTCAAGCCGCCAATTGGGCCAACCATAACCTCTACGCCCTGCAGCACCACGACACTGAGCCCAAGAGCGCATACGCCTTCAATAGCCACGACCTGCAGCACCCAGTTGTAGACTTTAACAAGTTTTTCGACGGAGAGAGCCTGGACCAGGAAGATATCGTTCTGTAAGTACCTCCTACGGAGACGTGGCCGGAGCTAATACATATTACAGATATTTTAATCTGGGCATGCACCACCTCCCCAACACAGCCGACCTACCCAACACTGTAACTACAAAGGCTGTCtcttccatgatgatctcgccGCAGAATTATTTTGCCGGTGACGTATCACGACGAACAGTGCATCAAGTCCGAATGTCCTTTGACAAGAGCTCCAATGTCACCGAGGTCAAGAGGTTCGGTGTAAAGCAGCCTACCTGCGCGGTTGATATGAAAAGTGTGGCACCAGATTTAAGCAAGTTTGTCGGGGAGATTGAGATTCCCAAGTTTCCCTGGAATCCAAGCGGTAGTCTGCAGACAAACCCTGGTGGCTAAGGAACAAGGACAGTGATTGAGCAAAGTCGGTGTTGTGCATCTTAGCTTAGATAAAAAAGTAAAGAGGCATAAAAAGTAGGTTGTTTAGACAGCAATGTGTGAAGGACAGATAAGAGCTGCAATTTAGATAATAAACAAATGGTGGAAGCTCTAGTCCGAGACGCGCTATAAGTGAATTGGGATCGAGTTTTGCTGACCGGACCTAACCGCACCGGAGATTGTCGGCCGAGACAACAGTTATGGCCGGGCATCACGATCGGAGTTAATGGCCGAGAAATTATGGGGAACGGAAATCCCGGGCAGTGCTAACTAATGTTCCCGATGAGTGGCAAAGAGGACGACACTGCATTTTCCGCTGCAATTCCTCGATTTCAGCTATAAATGCGTAGTAATGTgacttgaagcttgagagGTAAATATCACGAGGCTCTCGATCCGTCTCTGTTCCTGTTATATTCACACAGTTTTTACTTTTGACTTACCCTGTAAGACAAAGAAGTCTAGCAAAATGGATGGACGCAAGCTCGTGCTTGTGACAGGTGCCAACACCGGCCTCGGTTTCCAAATTGTCAAAGCTCTTTGCAGCTCTGATAAAGGGTATATGGTCTTGGTTGGAGGTAGATCCCTTCAAAAGGCTGAACAAGCcgtcaagaacctcaaggaAGAGTTTCCCTTCAGCTGCCTTCATGCAATTCAACTTGatattgaagatgatatGTCTATTGCCGCTGCAGCTGAGTATATAAAAACAAAGTACGGGAAACTCGATGCTCTCATCAATAACGCAGGTGAGTTGCTTCCATTATATGAACGCGTTTCATAATTCCAACTTGGCTATCAACCATAGGTGCCCAACTCGATCAACAGTGGACTGCTGGCAAGATGTCAGCTAGAGAAATGTGGAACAAAACCTATGATGTGAACGTGACCGGGACACATATCTTGACTTGGACCTTGGCCCcattgcttctcaagtcgAGCGATCCCCGCCTCATGTTCATTGCCAGCGGTACATCCTCCCTTACCGGATCTGAGAATCCCGAGTTGCCCATCAACAAGCAGCCCAACAAAGGATGGCCAAAGGCATTGAACAACTTCAATTTGCCCGCGTACCGAAGCAGCAAGACCGCAATGAATATGATGATGAGGTATTACAACCATCCTGGTCAGCACGAAAGAGAGCTAACTTAGAAATCAGGGAGTGGTTCCGGCTTCTTGGCCAGGATGGCGTCAAAGTATGGGCTATTAGCCCCGGATACCTGGCTActggccttggtgttggccaagAGCAGAACAAAACACAGGGTGCAATTGATCCTTCCATTGGAGCCGCGATTGTTAGAGATGTTTTGGAAGGGGTAagggatgatgaggttggtaAGGTTGTGTCAAAGCAAGGTGTTCAGCCTTGGTAGGGTTCGGTTTACAGCCATAGGTAGAGCTGCCGAGGTCGCCGCTAGATTAGATACTGGGCTTAAATCACCCAATGCGTCAGGCATTTAGCAATGATGGGCAGCattgctttctttctttgacaCGGTTTATACTCAAACAGGTGCTCTGAAAATGCGGCATTCTTAAATAATTAGCACAGATCCGGGTTATCCTGTTGCTGGCGATGTCTCAATGAGATCAATGATTTATAATACATACCTTATCtaaaagctcaaggccaaaaCCCTACCAGTTCCAGAAGCAAGAGTTTCTAGCAGATATAAGAGAGGGTATGTGCTTCACATCTTAATACAATCATCGGTTGATATGAAATTTGTTAACCTAGCTGTGCATGTCTGCTGTAAGTTGTCGCGTCGAGCAACTGAGCGGTCAAGCTTTGGGTGCTTGGGGATTAAAAAAAAACTTTAAAACTCTACATACTCCTATCTAATGAGCAGTTGCTCCGTAATCCGTAACGCGCGCTCGGGTGTCGTGACTTATTATGTCCGCTCGAAAACCTTGAGTCGCCAAGGTTCATGTTCTCCCGGGGTATCACGCCTGCGTCTGTTTTCAGCGGCTAGCTGCTTTGAGGATTACTGGCTGTTATCCCACAGATGACAAAGCGTTTCGGAAATCTAACAAGCCTCGGTAAATGAATCAGCCCGCCGGTAGTTGAGACAGTCCGCTGGGACACGGCCAAGAGGGCTAGGTCCTCCTGTTAGAGCCTACTAAGATAGCAGAGTACCATAAGCAAGAGAATATAAAAATGCTACTtcagatcttcctcgtctctACTCCGTCGTTCTCAATCAACCTTGTTTAACAAAATCCACCACCTATTCAACAATCGTCATGTCTGCCCAAGCACCCAAGTCCATTTTCCTATCC
This region includes:
- a CDS encoding alcohol dehydrogenase — protein: MDGRKLVLVTGANTGLGFQIVKALCSSDKGYMVLVGGRSLQKAEQAVKNLKEEFPFSCLHAIQLDIEDDMSIAAAAEYIKTKYGKLDALINNAGAQLDQQWTAGKMSAREMWNKTYDVNVTGTHILTWTLAPLLLKSSDPRLMFIASGTSSLTGSENPELPINKQPNKGWPKALNNFNLPAYRSSKTAMNMMMREWFRLLGQDGVKVWAISPGYLATGLGVGQEQNKTQGAIDPSIGAAIVRDVLEGVRDDEVGKVVSKQGVQPW